The following proteins are co-located in the Thiovulum sp. ES genome:
- a CDS encoding transposase (PFAM: Helix-turn-helix domain; Probable transposase): protein MLRVVKVRLYPNKKHIELLSQHFGSSRFIYNFMLSQKDENYQNGINISTYDLIKQLPQMKKSENFSWLKEVDSTSLQNSVLNLDKACKNFFRQVKNGEKAGFPKFKSLNNTEQSYQTSTAKIRNSKLYLPKIGEIKTIFHRKVEGKIKTVTVSKDANKYFASINFDDGKPEILGKNNGKKVGIDVGVKVFATLSDGTKIVAPNLKKEINGYKKSS, encoded by the coding sequence ATGTTAAGAGTTGTAAAAGTTCGTTTGTATCCAAACAAAAAACATATCGAATTACTCTCTCAACATTTTGGTTCTTCTCGTTTTATCTATAATTTTATGCTTTCACAAAAAGATGAAAATTATCAAAATGGAATCAATATTTCAACTTATGATTTGATAAAGCAGTTGCCTCAAATGAAAAAAAGTGAAAATTTTTCTTGGTTAAAAGAAGTTGATTCTACATCTTTGCAAAACTCAGTTTTAAACTTAGATAAAGCTTGCAAAAACTTTTTCAGGCAAGTTAAAAACGGAGAGAAAGCAGGTTTTCCAAAATTTAAAAGTCTGAATAACACAGAACAGAGTTACCAAACTTCAACTGCAAAAATAAGAAATAGTAAATTATATTTACCAAAAATTGGTGAAATTAAAACTATTTTTCATCGAAAAGTTGAGGGAAAAATAAAAACTGTTACTGTGTCAAAAGATGCAAATAAATATTTTGCTTCTATAAATTTTGATGATGGAAAACCAGAAATTTTGGGTAAAAACAATGGTAAAAAAGTTGGAATTGATGTAGGTGTTAAAGTTTTTGCGACTCTTTCAGATGGAACAAAAATTGTTGCCCCAAATCTCAAAAAAGAGATAAATGGATATAAAAAAAGCTCATAA
- a CDS encoding transposase (PFAM: Transposase IS200 like) translates to MKYELLSTRHAKYLLHAHIVFTPKYRKKIFTKEHLKVMEDTFKEICELNDSVLEEFNGESDHVHLLILYPPRLALSKLINSLKGVSSRKLRKEFKIFHKEYWGDNSALWSRSYFVVSVGGAPIEILKKYIEEQSAPQ, encoded by the coding sequence GTGAAATATGAACTTTTGTCAACAAGACATGCAAAATATTTATTACATGCTCATATAGTCTTTACTCCAAAATATAGAAAGAAAATATTCACAAAAGAGCATTTAAAAGTAATGGAAGATACATTTAAAGAAATTTGTGAACTCAATGATAGTGTTTTGGAAGAATTTAATGGGGAAAGCGACCATGTCCATTTGTTAATTTTATATCCGCCAAGATTAGCATTGTCAAAACTTATTAACTCTTTAAAAGGTGTTTCTAGTCGGAAATTAAGAAAAGAGTTTAAAATTTTCCACAAAGAATATTGGGGTGATAATTCAGCTTTATGGAGTCGAAGCTATTTTGTAGTGAGTGTTGGAGGTGCACCAATAGAAATTTTAAAAAAATACATCGAAGAACAATCAGCTCCACAGTAA
- a CDS encoding transposase, IS605 OrfB family, central region (PFAM: Putative transposase DNA-binding domain; Probable transposase~TIGRFAM: transposase, IS605 OrfB family, central region), which translates to MDIKKAHKTLSRRKKGGQNRAKAKKHLAKKYQKLRHKRDDFLHKTSHKLSENQTVIVEDLKIKNMSKSATGTVENPNMRGSAKRGLNRSILEQSWGRFFTFLEYKLERNNGKLIKVNPKFTSQKCSKCGYIDKENRKTQSEFECLKCGHSENADLNASKNILAVGSAV; encoded by the coding sequence ATGGATATAAAAAAAGCTCATAAAACTTTGAGTCGTCGTAAAAAAGGCGGACAAAATCGAGCAAAGGCAAAAAAACATCTAGCCAAAAAATACCAAAAATTACGACACAAACGAGATGATTTTCTTCATAAAACTTCACATAAATTAAGCGAAAACCAAACTGTAATTGTTGAAGATTTGAAAATCAAAAATATGTCAAAAAGTGCCACGGGAACAGTGGAAAATCCAAACATGAGAGGCTCTGCAAAACGAGGTTTAAATCGTTCTATTTTGGAGCAATCTTGGGGTAGATTTTTTACTTTTTTGGAATACAAACTAGAGAGAAATAATGGAAAACTTATAAAAGTAAATCCAAAATTTACATCTCAAAAATGTAGCAAATGTGGATACATTGACAAAGAAAATAGAAAAACTCAAAGTGAATTTGAATGTTTAAAGTGCGGACATTCTGAAAATGCAGATTTGAATGCATCAAAAAATATTCTTGCGGTAGGAAGTGCCGTCTAA